The region TAGTCCCAATAAATAAAGACAAATAACTGTGCATTTTTATTTGAAAAAGAGTTGCCATGTAATTATCCATTAATCTGAAAAAACAGAGGCGATGTTTGTCGCGTCGATATCAGTACTACTGGTTCATTTTTTAAATATTCCTGGTAGATTCCAAATCGGCCGCGGGGGTTTTGAGTGCTTGTATTCTTGGAATTCGATGATTTTACCATCGATTTCTGGGAGAAACGAACCGCATTCAGGTAGTATTTTTCCTGGCACTAATACGCCAGATCGAAATTCATAAGCATCGTAATTATCTGGATACTGTTCGTTAATAACAACAAAAAGCGGAGCAGCAGATAATGACACCCCTCTTGGATAGCAGTTCTTTTGTTGAAAGCCGCCGTTTTTATCCAATTTCCCTAACAGCATACAGTCATCTTGGTTTATAGCAGCCCACCGATCTGTTTGTGCAATGTAAACAAAATCATCTGCGAGAGGAGGGGGATAACCGTCCTCAAGGCGTGGGCACGGGGCAATCGGGCAGACCAATTGGGCCGACACCACGAAGAGCGACAAAATAAAAAGGAAACGAGCGACTCCGGACATCACGCGATACGAACCCATGTGACGCTTCCTCTCTCTGTCTCGTCGATATCGACCCGAGGATTTTCAAGAATACAAGCCACGATTAATCCGCAACTTCCGCCAGTCTTATTGTTGTTATATTGCAAATAAGCGTCTAGTACCCGGCTGGTCAGTCTGCAAGATCGCGGCTGTCTTAGGATCGAAACCATACCGTTCTCGATACGGATATCTACTTTCTAAAGGAATTGCCAGCCCATATTTCCATTATATATTTTTCCGCTATCCACAAATGGATTGTCATTAGTGGCAACTGAAGAGTCTGCCGTGACACCGCCCATTATATTTTGCACTCCTGCGCCTGGGGCGTTGCCGGTGGCGTAGAATAGGACTTGCCAGTCAATATGTGCCAACGGATAGATCCATCCGCCTTCATACGTCGCGACTACATACATCCTCAGAAATAGCTGAACGTCAATAGACGTTAATTTTGAGAATCTGATAGACAATGGCGAACCTGTTGATGGCGAGTCAGTGCTTGAAATAGTTACGTTGCCTCCCGTGGCAACAGATTTAAAGTTTGCTCCATATGCCGGACCCGGACTGCCGATATCCGTATCGAGGCAAGGCATGGTCATGCCGTTAATAGGCAATAAATTCATATCAAAAGTAGGAGCGACGGCACCAGCACCAGTTCCATTGGCACCATTTTCAATATTGGCAATATTCTGGAGATAATTGACAGTATAGGCACTGCCGGCGCTTGCTGTTGCTGTGTAGGCGATTCCCGCGTTATCATAGCCTGACGGAGAAATCCATTTGGCTTCCAATCCGGAGCTTCCATTTACTCCATTAGTAAACATCATGCTAACACGCGGTACAGAAGAATTAAAGCTGTCTAAGAGCCTGTCCGGGAAGACTATTTTGATGCAACTCTATATTTAAACGGGGGATAACGCTCTTGTGGATCCATGCGATTGAGGATCAGCTGGATTGACCGCACACGAATCATGGATTCGCTGGAACTATTCAGTCGCTCATAATTACGACTTAACCGCCGGGCCCGCCCGAGCCACCCGAACGTCCGCTCGACGACCCACCGCTTGGGTAACAGGGTGAACCCCTTGACCCCGTCCGGTCGGCGGACGATGACGAGTTCCCATCCGAGTTCCGTGTGGCCGTCTTTCCACCCGTTCAGGGCATGGTTGTGGTACTTCCCGTCGGCCCACACGACCTTCAATCGCGGGTACGCGTCACGGTCCAACCCTTCGAGTACGGTCGGGGCCGCGGCCGCGTCGTCGACGTGCCCGGCGGTCACCGCCACGACCATCAGCAGGCCCAGCGTATCGACCACGATCGACCGCTTCCGGCCCTGGATTTTCTTGCCCGCATCGTACCCGTTCCCGCCCGCGTGTTCGGTCCCTTTGACCGACTGGCTGTCGATGCTCGCGGCACTCGGGGTCCGCTCGTGACTCGGGGCGTGGACTTCCCGATACCCCTCCCGGAGGACATCCAGGAGTTCTTGCCAGGTGCCATCGTCCCGCCACTGGGCGAAGTATTCGTACACCGTACTCTTGGCCGGGAAGTCGTGCGGGAGCATCGACCACTGACACCCCGACCGGTTCACGTACACGATCGCGTTCAGCACCTCCCGGAGGTCCACCGACCGGGGGCGTCCTCCGGGTCGGGCGGCCGGCAGGACGACCTGGATGATCTCCCATTGGAGGTCGGTCAAATCGGTCGGATACGGTTTGCGAACGGTCGCATCCATGACTTCGCTCCTCGAGTACGAAGGAGCGACTAACTTACAAGAGACGCACAACTTACAGCAAGGTCACTTTTCGGACAGCCTCTAAGAGCCTGTCCAGGAAGTACTATTTTGATGCAACTCTGTATTTGAATGGGGGATAACGCTCTTGCGGATCCATGCGATTGAAGATCAGTTGGATCGACCGCACACGGATCATGGATTCGCTGGAACTATTCAGTCGCTCGTAATTGCGACTCAACCGCCGGGCCCGCCCGAGCCACCCGAACGTCCGCTCCACGACCCACCGCTTGGGTAACAGGGTGAACCCCTTCGCCCCGTCCGGCCGGCGGACGATGACGAGTTCCCACCCGAGTTCCGGGTGGCCGTCCTTCCACCCGTTCAGGGCATGGTTGTGGTACTTCCCGTCGGCCCACACGACCTTCCGCCGGGGATACGCCTCACGGTCCAAGGATTCGAGTACGGTGGGGGCCGCGGCCGCGTCGTCGACGTGGCCCGCAGTCACCGCCACGGCCATCAACAGACCGAGCGTATCGACCACGATCGACCGCTTCCGGCCCTGGATTTTCTTGCCCGCATCGTACCCGTTCCCGCCCGCGTGTTCGGTCCCCTTGACCGACTGGCTGTCGATGCTCGCGGCGCTCGGGGTCCGCTCGTGACTGGGAGCATGGACCTCCCGATACCCCTCCCGGAGGACGTCCAGAAGTTCTTGCCAGGTGCCGTCGTCCCGCCACTGGGCGAAGTACTCGTACACCGTACTCTTGGCCGGGAAGTCGTGCGGGAGCATCGACCACTGGCACCCCGATCGGTTCACGTACAGGATCGCGTTCATCACCTCCCGGAGGTCCACCGACCGGGGCCGCCCCCCGGCCGGGCGGCGGGCAAGACGACTTGAATGATCTCCCATTGGAGGTCGGTCAAATCCGTCGGGTACGGTTTGCGAACGGTCGCGTCCATGACCTCGCTCCTGGAGTACGAAGGAGCAACTAACTTAAAATAGCCGCACTACTTACGGCAAGGTCACTTTTCGGACAGCCTCTAAACCTTAACCAAGCGTCGCCATTGGCAAATTGACGTTGGAGAAAAACGAAAAGCTTGAAATCCTTCGTGTTTTCCGGTGGTTGCAGAGTCCACAACCACCGGAAAACACGAAGGATTTCAAGTGAAACCTATCTTCCGCCGCTGGTTCCAAAAAGGCAAGGCCCGCATCGCTCGCCGACTCGATCAAACGCGCAATCCGCTCAGCCCCGAGCCCGTGCTCAAAGCCCGCAACATCCACTATGAGGTCTCCGACAAAGCCCAGGCCATCCACTGCGGTGGCATCGGCCTCATCCACGCGCTGGGTCAACGATTCGGGCTCGCCAAGACCATCGACCAAAAACTTCATCTGCTCAAATTCCACGTCCCGTATCACGAATCCGATCACGTCCTCACCCTCGCCTACAACCCGCTCTGCGGCGGCACCTGCCTTCAAGACCTCGAACTCCTCCGCAACGACGAGACCTTCCTCAACGCCCTGGACGCGCGACGCATCCCCGACCCCACCACCGCCGGCGACTTCTGCCGCCGCTTCTTGGCGTCCGACGTCGAAGCGCTGATCGACGCGATCAACGAGGTTCGCCGGCGCGTCTGGGCCGAGCAACCCGAGTCGTTCTTCGACTGCGCGACGATCGATCTGGATGGCACCCTCGTCGGGACCACCGGTCCGTGCAAGGAGGGAATGGA is a window of Fimbriiglobus ruber DNA encoding:
- a CDS encoding IS5 family transposase, with the protein product MDATVRKPYPTDLTDLQWEIIQVVLPAARPGGRPRSVDLREVLNAIVYVNRSGCQWSMLPHDFPAKSTVYEYFAQWRDDGTWQELLDVLREGYREVHAPSHERTPSAASIDSQSVKGTEHAGGNGYDAGKKIQGRKRSIVVDTLGLLMVVAVTAGHVDDAAAAPTVLEGLDRDAYPRLKVVWADGKYHNHALNGWKDGHTELGWELVIVRRPDGVKGFTLLPKRWVVERTFGWLGRARRLSRNYERLNSSSESMIRVRSIQLILNRMDPQERYPPFKYRVASK
- a CDS encoding IS5 family transposase (programmed frameshift) is translated as MDATVRKPYPTDLTDLQWEIIQVVLPAAAGGRPRSVDLREVMNAILYVNRSGCQWSMLPHDFPAKSTVYEYFAQWRDDGTWQELLDVLREGYREVHAPSHERTPSAASIDSQSVKGTEHAGGNGYDAGKKIQGRKRSIVVDTLGLLMAVAVTAGHVDDAAAAPTVLESLDREAYPRRKVVWADGKYHNHALNGWKDGHPELGWELVIVRRPDGAKGFTLLPKRWVVERTFGWLGRARRLSRNYERLNSSSESMIRVRSIQLIFNRMDPQERYPPFKYRVASK